Proteins encoded in a region of the Flavobacteriaceae bacterium HL-DH10 genome:
- a CDS encoding SusC/RagA family TonB-linked outer membrane protein, translated as MKTKFSGILTLLLAFVVQLTLAQEKTISGTVSDGSGLPLPGTTVLVKGTRSGTSTDFDGKYSIKANTGATLVFSFVGYTTKEIAIGSSNTINVTMEEDAESLEEVVITAALGIKREKASLGSAVTTVNSEKLNEGSQANIADAIKGKVAGVVISNASTDPGASSGVIIRGISSVGGSNQPLYIVDGVPINNGSNFSDSLNGGYDFGRGSQDINPDNIESISILKGASSTALYGSRAANGVIIITTKKGSKEKLSVDFSSSVFFSDLLRAPKYQNQFGQGWDGQHFLGENGSWGPRFDDSTKVWGNIVNNSQKLKRYAFQEDQLRNFFDIGETYINNVAVSGGSGNTIGRVSFNNTSSDGIYPTTADSYERNTFTLSFQSKMDFLTFGGTLNYINTSGSAVATGQGLSVINNLMQIPNDIDITEFKDYKNDPFNNVDNYYTPYGVTNPYFTLNEDGSGYLKERLYGAFDISAEINSWSSIGYRFGIDQYSDNTKIWQAIVDASPGSPNDDTTTEQPGSYAEGTNIVKQFNHDLFYNLDLNISEKFNIASTFGFNYNDRFSTSISSSVSSQDIPNFYSLSNSAATPITASSINKRRLYGVFNSTTFSYDDMLYITGNLRNDWYSTLPVQNRSVLYGGVNGSWIFTNTFPEIKKVVSYGKLRVGYGETGVDTGAYQVQSVFVSGSIDNQGFRTLAFPAGGLNAFEVGNRLESPNLKPERRKEFEIGGEISFFKNRISLDVTYYDAKVEDQILSLPLAATSGYTTQTANVGTISNKGIEALINFSIFRNSDGFNWDTSINYTKNESILEELDDRLDQIDLGGLSTIGLVAREGQPLALLEGSVPQRDPNGNIVVDANGVPIASPIKEVYGDTQYDYTLGVSNNFSYKGLSFGFSLDIRQGGLMYSRTADITRFTGNSITTTINDRNAYIVPGSVQEVLPGTFVTNTIAIDNEHWDDYYRAIANERETVIDKSFVKLREVTLGYKFSDKIIGKTPFDHLSITIVGRNLLLFTPESNQYIDPEVSTFGTDLNSQFGEFSANPSTRSVGVTLKAKF; from the coding sequence ATGAAAACAAAGTTTAGTGGAATTCTAACGCTATTACTAGCGTTTGTAGTGCAACTAACGTTAGCACAAGAAAAGACAATTTCAGGTACGGTATCAGATGGATCTGGCTTACCCCTTCCTGGAACAACTGTCTTAGTTAAAGGTACTAGATCTGGTACATCAACAGATTTCGATGGTAAATATTCAATTAAAGCAAATACAGGAGCCACTCTTGTGTTTAGTTTTGTTGGGTATACTACAAAAGAAATCGCAATTGGTTCTTCCAACACAATTAATGTTACAATGGAAGAAGACGCAGAGTCTTTAGAAGAAGTTGTTATAACAGCAGCTTTAGGTATTAAGAGAGAAAAAGCTTCTTTAGGTTCCGCAGTTACTACTGTAAATTCTGAAAAACTTAATGAAGGATCTCAGGCCAATATAGCAGATGCTATTAAAGGTAAAGTTGCTGGTGTAGTTATATCTAATGCTTCTACAGATCCTGGTGCCTCTTCTGGTGTCATAATTAGGGGTATAAGTTCCGTTGGCGGAAGTAATCAACCTTTATATATTGTTGATGGTGTGCCAATCAATAATGGTTCAAATTTTTCTGACAGTTTAAATGGTGGTTACGATTTTGGTCGTGGTTCACAAGATATTAACCCAGATAATATAGAATCTATTTCTATTTTAAAAGGTGCTTCAAGTACAGCGTTATACGGTTCTAGAGCTGCAAATGGTGTTATTATAATTACTACAAAAAAAGGAAGTAAAGAAAAATTGAGCGTTGATTTTTCAAGTTCTGTATTTTTCTCAGATTTGTTACGTGCACCTAAATACCAAAATCAGTTTGGTCAAGGTTGGGATGGTCAGCATTTTTTAGGAGAAAATGGTTCTTGGGGACCACGATTTGATGATAGCACGAAAGTTTGGGGTAATATAGTTAACAATTCGCAAAAGCTTAAGCGTTATGCGTTTCAAGAAGATCAGCTAAGAAACTTTTTTGATATTGGTGAAACCTATATTAATAATGTAGCAGTTTCTGGAGGATCTGGTAATACGATTGGGAGAGTTTCTTTTAATAATACAAGCTCTGATGGTATTTACCCAACAACCGCTGATAGTTATGAAAGAAATACTTTTACTCTATCATTTCAATCAAAAATGGATTTTTTAACCTTTGGTGGAACATTAAATTATATTAATACTTCTGGTAGTGCCGTTGCAACAGGTCAGGGACTTTCAGTAATCAACAATTTAATGCAGATTCCAAATGATATTGATATTACAGAATTTAAAGACTACAAGAATGATCCATTTAATAATGTGGACAATTATTATACACCTTATGGTGTTACTAACCCATATTTCACATTAAATGAAGACGGTAGTGGGTACTTAAAAGAACGTCTTTATGGAGCTTTTGATATATCTGCAGAAATTAATAGTTGGTCTAGTATAGGTTATAGATTTGGTATAGATCAGTATTCAGATAACACGAAAATTTGGCAGGCTATTGTAGACGCATCTCCAGGAAGCCCTAATGATGATACAACTACAGAGCAACCTGGGTCTTATGCAGAAGGGACAAATATTGTAAAACAATTTAATCACGATCTTTTTTATAATTTAGATTTAAATATTTCTGAAAAGTTTAATATAGCTTCAACGTTTGGGTTTAACTATAATGACAGATTTTCAACTAGTATTTCATCATCAGTGAGCTCCCAAGATATTCCAAATTTTTATTCTTTGTCGAATTCAGCTGCTACTCCAATAACAGCTTCTTCAATTAATAAAAGGAGATTATATGGAGTATTTAACTCTACAACATTCTCATACGATGATATGTTGTATATTACTGGTAACTTAAGAAACGATTGGTATTCTACACTTCCAGTACAAAATAGATCTGTATTATACGGTGGTGTAAATGGATCTTGGATATTTACAAATACATTCCCTGAAATAAAAAAAGTTGTAAGTTATGGTAAATTAAGAGTTGGCTATGGTGAAACTGGTGTAGACACTGGTGCTTACCAAGTGCAGTCTGTGTTTGTTTCTGGATCTATAGATAATCAAGGTTTTAGAACACTTGCATTTCCTGCAGGAGGACTTAATGCTTTTGAAGTTGGAAACAGACTTGAAAGTCCAAACTTAAAACCTGAAAGAAGAAAAGAGTTTGAAATTGGTGGTGAAATTTCGTTTTTTAAAAATCGTATTTCTTTAGACGTTACTTATTACGATGCAAAAGTGGAAGATCAAATTTTGAGCTTACCTCTAGCTGCTACTTCTGGTTATACGACTCAGACAGCTAATGTTGGTACAATATCTAATAAAGGTATCGAAGCATTAATTAATTTTAGTATTTTCAGAAATTCTGATGGTTTTAATTGGGATACATCAATCAATTACACAAAAAACGAATCTATTCTTGAAGAATTGGATGATAGACTTGACCAAATAGACTTAGGAGGATTAAGCACTATTGGACTAGTTGCAAGAGAAGGCCAGCCTTTGGCTTTATTAGAAGGTAGTGTACCACAACGAGATCCTAATGGAAATATAGTAGTAGACGCTAATGGTGTGCCAATTGCATCCCCTATAAAAGAGGTTTATGGTGATACTCAGTATGATTATACTTTAGGTGTTTCAAACAATTTCTCATATAAAGGATTATCTTTTGGTTTTAGTTTAGATATAAGACAAGGCGGGTTAATGTACTCAAGAACGGCTGATATTACACGATTTACTGGTAACTCGATTACTACAACAATAAATGATAGAAATGCTTATATAGTTCCTGGCTCTGTGCAGGAAGTTTTACCTGGTACTTTTGTTACTAATACTATTGCAATAGACAATGAGCACTGGGATGATTATTATCGTGCTATTGCAAATGAAAGAGAAACTGTTATTGATAAGTCTTTTGTTAAGTTAAGAGAGGTGACTCTTGGATATAAATTTTCAGATAAAATTATAGGAAAAACACCATTCGATCATTTATCTATAACTATTGTTGGTAGAAATCTTCTACTTTTCACACCAGAATCTAACCAATATATCGATCCTGAAGTATCTACTTTCGGTACTGATTTAAATAGTCAATTTGGTGAGTTTAGTGCTAACCCTTCTACAAGAAGTGTTGGTGTAACATTGAAAGCTAAATTTTAA